One Pyrofollis japonicus DNA window includes the following coding sequences:
- a CDS encoding translation initiation factor IF-2 subunit alpha, translated as MVIKKKELPDVGELVVATVKEVYDYGAYLTLDEYGGIEAYLPWSEVASRWVRSIHDVVKPGQKVVVKVIRVHRKRKTVDVSLKRVTDSERKRKMAQWKREQKALKILEIIAQKMGRTLEEAYEIVGRKLEEAYGDLMTAFEEAVIRGPEALKAANIPDEWINPILEEVKRHVHVKRVKVEGIITATSRAGDGVERVKKVLLALKDNLLKYSKDISARLYTIGAPRYKLELEAYDYKTIEKALEDALEKAKAEAKTLGVEFAFSRERR; from the coding sequence ATGGTGATAAAGAAGAAAGAGTTACCTGATGTAGGCGAGCTAGTTGTAGCAACAGTAAAAGAAGTATACGATTACGGCGCCTATTTAACCCTTGACGAGTATGGTGGCATCGAGGCATACCTTCCTTGGAGCGAGGTAGCTTCTCGGTGGGTTAGAAGCATACATGATGTTGTTAAGCCGGGCCAAAAAGTGGTTGTGAAAGTAATAAGAGTTCATCGGAAAAGGAAAACAGTTGATGTTTCCCTCAAGAGAGTAACAGATAGTGAAAGAAAACGAAAGATGGCGCAGTGGAAGCGTGAACAAAAAGCCCTAAAAATATTAGAGATAATTGCTCAAAAAATGGGTAGAACACTTGAAGAAGCCTATGAAATTGTGGGCAGAAAACTAGAGGAAGCCTACGGAGACCTCATGACTGCTTTCGAGGAGGCAGTCATCCGCGGTCCCGAAGCACTGAAGGCCGCAAACATACCGGATGAATGGATAAACCCAATTCTCGAGGAAGTGAAGCGACATGTGCATGTCAAGAGAGTGAAAGTAGAAGGTATAATAACTGCGACCTCGCGGGCAGGCGATGGTGTTGAGAGAGTTAAAAAAGTCTTGTTGGCACTTAAAGACAATCTTCTAAAATATTCAAAGGATATAAGTGCTAGGCTATATACGATAGGTGCGCCGAGGTATAAACTCGAACTAGAGGCATATGATTACAAGACAATAGAAAAAGCGCTTGAAGATGCGTTAGAGAAAGCAAAAGCAGAGGCAAAAACTCTCGGAGTTGAATTTGCATTTAGCCGCGAACGCAGGTAA
- a CDS encoding 50S ribosomal protein L44e translates to MKVPKVIVTYCPRCRTHTPHTVMIYKHGKRRSLAEGERRYRRKQEGYGSKRKPEQKRFAKVTKKVVLKLKCQKCGYILHRRGIRLKKVELVEVR, encoded by the coding sequence GTGAAGGTACCAAAGGTAATAGTGACTTACTGTCCGCGTTGCCGTACACATACGCCACATACTGTTATGATATATAAACATGGGAAGCGTCGCAGCTTAGCAGAAGGTGAGCGTAGATATAGGAGAAAGCAGGAAGGTTATGGTAGCAAAAGAAAGCCAGAGCAAAAACGCTTTGCTAAGGTAACCAAAAAGGTTGTACTCAAGCTCAAGTGTCAAAAATGTGGATATATACTCCATCGTAGAGGTATTAGGCTTAAGAAGGTAGAGCTCGTCGAAGTGAGGTGA
- a CDS encoding DNA primase small subunit domain-containing protein, producing the protein MPEDVFVKTRRFLENITRTYYRKIMPIIPKDFMLREFAAQTWHGKSYIRHMSFHSIEEIRKFLIEKAPRHFYFSSARYNEPEAPSMDQKGWRSSDLVFDIDADHLPECKEKVVEINIDDEKVKLVDDECIEKAAFRAIILKDILVYELGIDKNSISVEFSGNRGFHVTAYLDDSHDLARSSSDVRREIVNYIKAVDIDEKTLMPWTKLSTRSKPMPILPSFNEAGIRGRIARIMYRLAHQRKLKSIANKILLQKDLSKYDEVFEELEHEARQYISVEIDEQVSIDVSRLIRAPLSLHGKSLLPVKPLSEEELEKFRMTPRLSPFINEEPIRVRILADIPQIRILGNRIRFRKNDRPRLDAPLALYFLSKGLALLV; encoded by the coding sequence ATGCCTGAAGACGTCTTTGTCAAAACAAGACGCTTTCTTGAAAACATAACCCGGACATATTACAGAAAAATTATGCCAATAATACCAAAGGATTTTATGCTGAGAGAATTCGCCGCACAAACATGGCACGGCAAGAGCTACATACGGCACATGTCTTTCCATAGTATTGAAGAGATTAGGAAATTCCTCATAGAGAAGGCCCCTCGTCATTTCTACTTCTCTTCTGCAAGATATAATGAGCCTGAAGCACCATCTATGGATCAGAAAGGATGGCGTTCCTCTGATCTAGTATTCGATATAGATGCAGACCATTTACCGGAGTGCAAAGAAAAAGTTGTTGAAATTAACATTGATGATGAAAAAGTTAAATTAGTAGATGACGAGTGTATTGAAAAAGCAGCTTTTAGGGCAATAATACTAAAAGACATACTCGTCTATGAGCTAGGAATAGACAAGAATAGTATATCAGTAGAATTTTCTGGTAATAGAGGATTCCACGTAACTGCTTATCTAGACGATAGTCATGATCTTGCTCGCAGCTCTAGTGATGTTAGAAGAGAAATAGTGAACTATATAAAGGCCGTGGATATTGATGAGAAGACGTTAATGCCTTGGACAAAGCTTAGCACGCGATCCAAACCTATGCCAATATTGCCATCTTTTAACGAAGCTGGGATAAGGGGTAGAATAGCGCGCATCATGTATAGGCTTGCACACCAAAGAAAGTTAAAGAGTATCGCGAATAAAATATTGTTACAAAAAGACTTGTCAAAATACGATGAGGTTTTTGAGGAACTAGAGCATGAGGCACGACAATATATATCGGTGGAAATAGATGAGCAAGTCTCAATAGATGTATCAAGACTTATTCGTGCTCCTCTCAGCCTTCACGGTAAGAGTCTATTGCCTGTTAAACCATTAAGCGAGGAAGAGCTTGAAAAATTCAGGATGACGCCAAGACTATCTCCATTCATTAACGAAGAGCCGATAAGAGTAAGGATACTTGCAGATATCCCCCAGATAAGGATTCTCGGAAACCGTATACGCTTTAGAAAAAACGATAGACCACGCCTAGATGCTCCACTTGCTTTATACTTTTTGAGTAAGGGCCTAGCACTACTTGTCTAA
- a CDS encoding CDP-2,3-bis-(O-geranylgeranyl)-sn-glycerol synthase, producing the protein MATVLSTLESILVLIPALAANGSPVLLKSKGTPIDANMRFYDRRPLLGPGKTWEGLLIGLIYGSIVAFLFSAVTCNILILFGGILSSLGALLGDILGAFIKRRLGLERGAPAPVLDQLDFYSGALLMLYARGLIVNPLIIVSLAPIVLILHRLTNIAAHKLRLKPVPW; encoded by the coding sequence ATGGCTACAGTGCTGAGCACTTTGGAGTCAATCCTTGTTCTTATTCCAGCTCTAGCTGCTAACGGCTCACCGGTTCTACTTAAGTCAAAGGGCACACCAATAGATGCCAACATGAGGTTTTATGATAGAAGACCCCTTCTTGGGCCAGGGAAGACTTGGGAGGGGCTGCTTATCGGACTTATATACGGCTCCATAGTTGCGTTCTTGTTCTCAGCAGTGACTTGCAACATCTTGATACTATTCGGAGGTATACTATCCTCACTCGGAGCTCTACTCGGAGATATACTGGGGGCATTCATTAAGCGCAGGCTCGGATTAGAAAGAGGGGCTCCCGCTCCAGTCCTTGACCAGCTTGATTTTTATTCAGGAGCTCTCCTAATGCTGTATGCAAGAGGCTTAATAGTAAATCCTTTGATAATTGTCTCTCTGGCACCTATAGTACTGATACTCCACAGACTAACAAATATCGCCGCACATAAGCTCCGATTAAAACCGGTACCTTGGTAA
- a CDS encoding RNA-protein complex protein Nop10, which translates to MQWLMRKCSVCGRYTLRRDKCPVCGGPLVVPHPPRFSPEDKYVAYRYKMKLLSMGKEAK; encoded by the coding sequence GTGCAGTGGCTTATGAGGAAATGTAGTGTGTGCGGCAGATACACGCTGCGCAGAGATAAGTGCCCCGTATGTGGCGGCCCCTTAGTGGTGCCGCATCCTCCTCGATTCTCTCCCGAAGATAAGTATGTTGCGTACCGGTATAAGATGAAGCTTTTATCCATGGGTAAAGAAGCTAAATGA
- a CDS encoding 30S ribosomal protein S27e: MVKRLKILVPQPRSRFLLVRCPVCGNEQVVFSHATFPVRCLVCGAQLVEPTGGKAKILGQVVRVLG, translated from the coding sequence ATGGTGAAACGTCTAAAGATTCTAGTACCTCAGCCCAGAAGTAGGTTCCTCTTAGTCCGATGCCCTGTATGTGGCAATGAACAAGTAGTATTTAGTCATGCGACCTTCCCAGTGCGCTGTCTAGTGTGCGGGGCCCAACTAGTAGAACCAACCGGTGGAAAGGCAAAGATACTTGGCCAAGTAGTGCGTGTTCTTGGATAA